One region of Gossypium raimondii isolate GPD5lz chromosome 6, ASM2569854v1, whole genome shotgun sequence genomic DNA includes:
- the LOC128041723 gene encoding uncharacterized protein LOC128041723, with product MAMEQLYGDYDSSYNELQGWIAAMQEYNGGQQVDQIQAGHVFVEHVRDAMVVNRRLARSMNVEMYSRRLETFQVTENIGRRTRSYGVDLRNRRCECRKFKTLHYPCAHVVAACAKVNLDAEQYVDDVYTLECTLRVWENEFPVLPDLSTWEVPPITFELLPDAGLRRNPRGRPQSSRILNEMDIREKSDEKRCGICRLSGHSRNKSPNRNFHVGQSSGSGRN from the exons atggcgatGGAGCAACTGTATGGGGATTACGATTCATCGTATAACGAGCTTCAAGGTTGGATAGCTGCTATGCAGGAGTAC aatgggggGCAGCAAGTCGACCAGATTCAGGCGGGACATGTGTTTGTCGAACATGTGAGGGATGCAATGGTCGTAAACCGTCGGTTGGCGAGGTCAATGAACGTGGAAATGTATTCACGACGACTGGAAACGTTTCAAGTTACTGAGAACATCGGTCGTCGAACtaggtcctacggagttgatctccgGAACAGACGGTGCGAGTGCAGGAAGTTcaaaacacttcattatccctGTGCGCATGTCGTGGCAGCGTGTGCTAAAGTCAACCTTGATGCTGAacaatatgtcgatgatgtgtacacgctGGAGTGCACATTGCGTGTCTGGGAGAATGAGTTCCCCGTCTTGCCGGACCTATCTACGTGGGAGGTGCCGCCGATCACTTTTGAGCTTCTCCCAGACGCAGGGCTACGGAGGAATCCAAGAGGTCGTCCGCAGTCAAGCAGAATCCTTAATGAgatggacattagggagaaatctgaCGAAAAGCGTTGTGGAATATGTAGGTTAAGTGGTCATAGCCGGAATAAAAGCCCTAACCGAAACTTTCATGTCGGGCAGTCGTCGGGATCAGGGCGAAATTGA
- the LOC128041722 gene encoding uncharacterized protein LOC128041722 yields MATPQRSKRSGQNSAARTARSGMKDSATRSEARAPARTYAIRAREEATASDVIAGTFYLFDVIVYALIDPESTHSYVCTALVLEKKLSAEPTDYDVQVTNPLRQSVIVNSVCRNCPLKVKDCEFPTDLMFLPFREFDVILGMDWLTKHDAVVNCREKRIDLKCQTGEVISVEFGNTEDIVRIISAFPAQRLLHKGLPPNREVKFVIDVIPGTALI; encoded by the exons atggccACGCCCCAAAGAAGTAAACGTTCAGGTCAAAATAGTGCCGCTAGGACTGCTCGTTCGGGTATGAAAGATTCTGCTACCCGGTCAGAGGCTAGGGCCCCTGCACGTACTTATGCCATTCGAGCGAGGGAGGAAGCTACGGCTTCGGACGTTATTGCTGGTACATTCTATCTTTTTGATGTTAttgtatatgcattgattgacccTGAGTCCACACATTCCTATGTTTGCACTGCATTAgtattagaaaagaaattatctGCTGAACCTACTGATTATGATGTTCAAGTCACTAATCCATTACGCCAAAGTGTAATTGTCAATTCAGTGTGTCGAAATTGTCCACTAAAAGTAAAAGACTGTGAATTTCCTACTGATTTGATGTTTCTACCCTTtcgggaatttgatgttattctgggaatggattggttaacaAAGCATGATGCTGTAGTAAATTGTAGAGAAAAACGGATTGATCTGAAATGTCAGACAGGGGAAGTAATTTCAGTTGAGTTTGGGAATACAGAAGACATTGTTAGAATTATTTCAGCCTTTCCAGCTCAGAGATTATTGCATAAAG GTTTACCACCTAATCGCGaagttaaatttgtaattgatGTAATTCCGGGAACAGCTCTGATATGA
- the LOC105773982 gene encoding protein CHUP1, chloroplastic, whose product MREENSFENRAKASKFGDQNQPPKSLHTKTITNQSKPKSSWGSHIVKGFTGTADKKTKVQTITVQTKKPPVSNTDVPTTNPSLHSHSRVKRSLISDLSCSVSATQVHPQVYPTHRRQSSGSRDLFIELDHVRSLLQDSKERELKLQAELAEWKTNAKVLDLQTQLETRNIEVDNLSHRVGLLESEKTSLCGQLATLTSILERNEENLEISKEPQSIRDLEMEVVELRRLNKELQMQKRNLACKLSSLESQLASLAKANESDVVAKVKAEASMLRHTNENLSKQVEGLQMSRLNEVEELAYLRWVNSCLRDELRNSCSTMNSDKALSPVQSKVDYGGSPNSASSKSSERSSASIKRLNLIKKMKKWPITSQEPSSVEYAATVVDKEWVHIEELRSPGRRHSISGSKCYIQELVPNKRRQSDGFMCTKEMEKEAEPVSSQKPAASASLDFERRALRIPNPPPRPSCSVPSGPKEESCPQIPPPPPPPPPKFSVRSSSGVVKRAPQVVEFYHSLMKRESRKDSTNGGICDVPDVANVRSSMIGEIENRSSHLLAIKADVETQGEFVNSLIREVNNAVYQNIEDVVAFVKWLDDELCYLVDERAVLKHFAWPEKKADTLREAAFGYQDLKKLESEVLYYKDDSRMPCDIALKKMVALSEKMERTVYNLLRTRESLMRNCREFQIPTDWMLDNGIMSKIKLGSVKLAKRYMKRVAIELQVKATLEKDPSMDYMLLQGVRFAFRIHQFAGGFDSETMHAFEELRNLANLLNKK is encoded by the exons ATGAGAGAAGAAAACTCATTTGAGAACAGAGCCAAAGCATCAAAATTTGGTGATCAAAATCAACCCCCAAAATCTCTGCACACAAAGACCATTACCAATCAATCCAAGCCCAAGTCTTCATGGGGTTCACACATTGTGAAGGGCTTCACAGGCACAGCTGACAAGAAAACCAAGGTTCAAACCATCACCGTCCAAACCAAGAAACCTCCTGTATCAAACACTGATGTCCCCACTACTAACCCATCTCTGCATTCTCATTCTAGAGTTAAAAGGTCCCTCATTTCTGATTTATCTTGCTCTGTCAGTGCAACCCAAGTCCACCCTCAAGTCTACCCAACTCACCGGAGGCAGTCCTCTGGTTCTCGCGATCTCTTCATCGAATTAGACCACGTTAGGAGCCTTCTTCAGGACTCTAAAGAAAGGGAGCTTAAGCTGCAAGCTGAGCTTGCCGAGTGGAAGACAAATGCTAAAGTTTTGGATCTCCAGACCCAGCTTGAAACAAGGAACATTGAAGTAGATAATCTTTCACACAGAGTTGGGTTGTTGGAGTCGGAGAAGACCAGCTTATGTGGTCAACTGGCAACTTTGACTTCCATTTTGGAAAGGAATGAGGAAAATCTGGAAATCTCAAAGGAACCGCAATCGATTAGGGATCTTGAAATGGAAGTTGTGGAGTTGAGGAGGTTGAACAAGGAGTTACAGATGCAAAAGAGGAATCTTGCTTGCAAGCTTTCATCTTTGGAATCCCAGTTAGCTTCTCTTGCCAAAGCCAATGAG AGTGATGTTGTTGCCAAAGTTAAAGCGGAGGCATCAATGTTAAGGCATACCAATGAAAACCTGAGTAAACAAGTGGAAGGTCTACAAATGAGCCGGTTGAATGAAGTTGAGGAGCTTGCATACTTGAGGTGGGTTAATTCTTGTTTACGAGATGAACTACGAAATTCATGCTCAACAATGAATTCCGATAAGGCATTAAGTCCAGTTCAAAGCAAGGTTGACTATGGAGGCTCACCGAATTCCGCAAGCAGTAAGAGCTCAGAACGCAGTAGTGCAAGtataaagagattaaatttaattaaaaagatgaagaaatggCCTATCACTAGCCAGGAACCTTCCAGTGTAGAGTATGCAGCTACTGTTGTGGACAAGGAGTGGGTGCATATAGAGGAGCTGAGAAGTCCTGGAAGAAGACATTCCATAAGTGGATCAAAATGTTACATACAAGAGTTGGTACCAAATAAGAGAAGACAATCTGATGGTTTTATGTGTAccaaagaaatggagaaggagGCTGAGCCAGTAAGTTCTCAAAAGCCTGCTGCTTCAGCTTCCTTGGATTTTGAGAGAAGGGCTTTGAGAATTCCTAATCCTCCTCCCAGGCCTTCCTGTTCGGTCCCAAGTGGACCTAAAGAGGAAAGTTGTCCACAAattccaccaccaccaccacctcccCCTCCAAAGTTTTCAGTGAGAAGTAGCTCTGGTGTGGTGAAGCGAGCCCCGCAAGTGGTCGAGTTTTATCATTCTCTCATGAAAAGGGAATCTAGAAAGGATTCCACAAATGGAGGAATATGTGATGTGCCCGATGTTGCAAATGTTCGTAGCAGCATGATAGGCGAAATTGAGAATAGATCATCACATTTGCTTGCT ATAAAGGCGGATGTTGAAACTCAAGGAGAATTTGTGAATTCGTTGATAAGAGAAGTCAATAATGCTGTTTATCAGAACATTGAAGACGTTGTAGCATTTGTGAAGTGGCTTGATGATGAACTTTGCTATCTA GTTGATGAAAGGGCAGTGTTGAAGCACTTTGCTTGGCCAGAGAAAAAAGCTGACACATTGCGAGAAGCAGCATTCGGATACCAAGATCTCAAGAAATTGGAATCTGAGGTGTTATACTACAAGGATGATTCCAGGATGCCTTGTGATATTGCCTTAAAGAAAATGGTTGCCTTGTCTGAGAA GATGGAACGTACTGTTTATAACCTCCTACGTACAAGAGAGTCATTGATGCGCAACTGCAGGGAATTCCAAATTCCCACAGACTGGATGCTTGATAATGGGATTATGAGCAAG ATTAAACTTGGATCAGTGAAACTGGCGAAGCGGTACATGAAACGGGTAGCCATTGAACTGCAGGTGAAGGCAACCTTGGAGAAGGATCCTTCAATGGATTATATGCTACTTCAAGGAGTCAGATTTGCATTCAGAATACATCAG TTTGCAGGAGGATTTGATTCTGAAACAATGCATGCATTTGAGGAACTCCGAAACCTTGCCAACCTCCTTAACAAgaagtag